A section of the bacterium genome encodes:
- a CDS encoding ABC transporter substrate-binding protein, whose amino-acid sequence MRLGFVSACVLLTGILGLAPQPPLQAQSLPVIRVPILASGITSVLQVVSNERHLDRAHGFQFKTSAPYESLDAYYADFLAGQFDVEGGISESYAVRFLRGAPVQLMATLVSAGASLLAKDPAISTVAALRGRTLAAPLTSGRYVILRGLLLKYYGFDLERDAKVIGVPNPSAGITFVLAGRADAALSWEPIVSSALLQNPALRLVLDTRIEYRTRTGRELYQVVLAGQRDAIRGNPVLMRQVIAAYRDAAEFMQRDPDAAATLVAQHSDISRDAFLQAVRSRRIAFAVQSFTDPVARRAILDEFAILETLKFIPNGIPDEFFARF is encoded by the coding sequence ATGCGTCTGGGCTTCGTGTCCGCATGCGTGCTGCTCACCGGTATCCTGGGGCTCGCTCCGCAGCCCCCGCTCCAGGCGCAGTCACTCCCGGTGATCCGGGTGCCGATTCTGGCCTCCGGGATCACCAGCGTGTTGCAGGTGGTCTCGAATGAGCGGCACCTGGACCGGGCGCACGGCTTCCAGTTCAAGACGTCCGCGCCCTACGAGTCGCTCGACGCATACTACGCGGATTTTCTTGCCGGCCAGTTTGATGTCGAGGGCGGGATCTCGGAGAGCTACGCCGTGCGGTTCCTGCGCGGGGCCCCCGTTCAGCTGATGGCCACGCTCGTCAGCGCGGGCGCCTCCCTCCTGGCAAAGGATCCTGCGATCTCCACGGTTGCTGCGCTCCGGGGGCGCACCCTCGCGGCGCCGCTCACCTCAGGCCGGTACGTGATCCTGCGAGGATTGCTCCTCAAGTACTACGGGTTCGATCTCGAGCGAGACGCCAAAGTGATCGGCGTGCCCAATCCGAGCGCGGGTATCACGTTCGTCCTGGCGGGTCGGGCCGACGCCGCGTTGTCCTGGGAACCGATCGTCAGTTCCGCCCTCCTTCAGAATCCCGCGCTGCGGCTCGTCCTGGACACTCGGATCGAGTATCGTACCCGGACGGGACGCGAGCTCTACCAGGTCGTTCTGGCCGGGCAGCGGGATGCGATCCGCGGAAACCCCGTCCTCATGCGACAGGTGATTGCCGCCTACCGCGACGCCGCCGAGTTCATGCAACGCGACCCAGATGCCGCAGCCACCCTCGTCGCCCAGCACTCAGATATCTCGCGGGACGCATTCCTCCAGGCGGTCCGCTCCCGCCGCATCGCTTTCGCCGTCCAATCGTTTACCGATCCGGTGGCGCGGCGGGCGATCCTCGACGAGTTCGCGATTTTGGAAACCCTGAAATTCATTCCAAACGGCATCCCCGATGAGTTCTTTGCCCGCTTCTAG
- a CDS encoding ROK family protein, with protein MNVLVVDVGGTSVKILATGQYEPRKFPSGPTLTPETMVSRVKELAGDWMYDVVAIGYPGPVLRDRPVAEPHNLALGWVGFDYQAAFGRPVKIINDAAMQALGSFRGGKMLFLGLGTGLGSALIVDGIVEPMELGHLPYRRGTYEDYVGVRGLDRLGKRKWRKRVWDVVARLVAALEPDDVVIGGGNARKLKELPEGCRLGDNADAFIGGFRLWEGARAAPEHPQVALEGVVLSNTPR; from the coding sequence GTGAACGTTCTTGTTGTTGATGTAGGTGGCACCAGCGTAAAGATCCTCGCCACCGGGCAATACGAGCCTCGGAAGTTCCCCTCCGGGCCGACGCTGACGCCCGAAACAATGGTCTCCCGAGTCAAGGAGCTCGCGGGGGACTGGATGTACGACGTGGTGGCGATTGGCTACCCAGGACCGGTTCTCCGAGATCGGCCCGTCGCCGAGCCGCACAACCTCGCCTTGGGGTGGGTAGGATTCGACTACCAAGCCGCATTTGGGCGCCCGGTCAAAATCATCAATGATGCGGCCATGCAGGCCCTTGGGAGCTTCAGGGGAGGGAAGATGCTTTTCCTCGGTCTCGGCACCGGTCTCGGTTCCGCACTGATCGTGGACGGTATCGTGGAGCCCATGGAACTAGGCCATCTTCCCTACAGGCGTGGTACCTACGAGGACTACGTGGGCGTTCGAGGTCTGGATCGCCTGGGCAAGCGAAAATGGCGGAAGCGTGTCTGGGACGTGGTTGCCCGCCTAGTTGCCGCCTTGGAACCCGACGATGTGGTGATTGGGGGCGGAAACGCAAGGAAACTCAAGGAGTTGCCTGAGGGCTGCCGGCTGGGCGACAACGCCGACGCCTTCATTGGAGGGTTTCGCCTTTGGGAGGGAGCGAGGGCAGCCCCTGAGCACCCGCAGGTAGCGCTAGAAGGGGTGGTGTTGTCCAACACACCGCGCTAG
- a CDS encoding ABC transporter permease subunit translates to MNGGIRHPPGVLLGTLRGWGDTLIVVLAIVVALHVGSLFVPRYILPTIPEILRATGRILTGDTRDIATTLLRLFEGVLAAFLLGSLLGIAMGALPAVARFARPFLNILVAIPALNWILFAVLWFGAAEVRVFFVVVIISLPFYALNVYEGIRGLPADLLEAVEAFRPTRAQTVRILLVPHTVPYIIMTTKSVLGYAIRITIFAELIGTAVGIGARLNAAQSQFKIDAVFAWTAILVLINVVLQAGLEVVDRRLLRWRPEQTVR, encoded by the coding sequence ATGAACGGCGGCATCCGCCACCCCCCAGGTGTGCTCCTGGGGACGCTGCGGGGCTGGGGGGATACGTTGATCGTTGTCCTCGCCATCGTCGTGGCGCTCCACGTCGGCAGCCTCTTTGTGCCAAGGTATATCCTGCCGACGATTCCCGAGATCCTGCGGGCGACCGGACGCATCCTCACCGGCGACACCCGCGATATCGCCACGACCCTGCTGCGGTTGTTCGAAGGAGTTCTCGCCGCGTTCTTGCTGGGGTCCCTGCTCGGCATTGCGATGGGGGCGCTGCCCGCGGTCGCGCGCTTCGCGAGGCCATTCCTCAACATCCTCGTGGCCATTCCCGCGCTCAATTGGATCCTGTTTGCTGTGCTGTGGTTCGGGGCTGCGGAGGTGCGCGTCTTCTTCGTCGTGGTGATCATCTCGCTGCCGTTCTATGCCCTCAACGTCTATGAGGGCATTCGCGGGTTGCCCGCCGACCTCCTCGAGGCGGTGGAAGCATTCCGGCCGACGCGGGCGCAGACGGTGCGTATCCTGCTCGTGCCGCACACGGTTCCGTACATCATCATGACTACCAAATCGGTGCTCGGCTACGCGATCCGCATCACGATCTTCGCCGAACTGATCGGCACCGCGGTCGGCATCGGCGCCAGGCTCAATGCCGCCCAGTCACAATTTAAGATCGATGCCGTTTTCGCGTGGACCGCGATCCTGGTCCTCATCAACGTCGTGCTTCAGGCCGGTTTGGAGGTGGTGGACCGCCGCCTGCTGCGTTGGCGGCCGGAGCAGACAGTCCGGTGA
- a CDS encoding ABC transporter permease translates to ILIVSVRWHLLPSSGSGTLPTLVLPSITLAWLSLATIARMSRSAVLEEAGRDYVRTAHAKGVSPRRVVVAHLLRNAAIPILTIAALDIANLLGGAVITETIFAWPGIGRLAVEAILSRDYTVVQAVVIVGTAVFILTNLVTDVLYGFLDPRIELAGAPS, encoded by the coding sequence CATCTTGATCGTCAGCGTTCGGTGGCACCTGTTGCCATCTTCTGGGTCTGGAACGCTACCGACATTAGTGCTCCCGTCCATCACGCTCGCCTGGCTGTCCCTCGCCACCATCGCGCGGATGAGCCGGTCGGCCGTGCTGGAAGAGGCAGGTCGTGACTACGTGCGGACCGCGCATGCGAAGGGAGTATCGCCCCGGCGCGTGGTCGTCGCGCACCTGCTGCGGAATGCCGCGATCCCTATCCTGACGATCGCGGCCCTCGACATCGCCAACCTCCTCGGCGGGGCGGTGATCACGGAGACCATTTTCGCCTGGCCGGGAATCGGGAGGCTGGCGGTCGAGGCGATCCTGTCCCGCGACTACACAGTCGTGCAGGCCGTGGTGATCGTGGGCACGGCGGTCTTCATCCTCACCAACCTGGTCACAGACGTGCTCTACGGTTTCTTGGACCCGCGGATCGAGCTCGCCGGGGCGCCATCGTAG
- a CDS encoding ATP-binding cassette domain-containing protein produces the protein MPAPTPAVTVRDVWKTFGDIVAVQGLSFAVLPREIVASVGVTGAGKSTALRMVMGSIGADRGEVRVLGHDPVRELAVLRGKIAPVFQTDRLLPWRTALENAALGLEILGVPHQERIERTREWLVRLGLRNATGRLPHELSGGMRQRVSLARAFALDPQVLLLDEAFSHLDEVTAASVRADFLALVRPLGTAVLLVTHSVAEAVEVADRVLVFGRPAHVLAEIPITPDVRGDPIARDRVHREILAQIEAAI, from the coding sequence ATGCCCGCGCCGACCCCCGCCGTGACGGTGCGCGATGTCTGGAAAACATTTGGCGACATTGTGGCCGTGCAGGGACTATCGTTCGCGGTCCTGCCTCGCGAGATCGTGGCAAGTGTCGGCGTCACCGGGGCTGGGAAATCGACGGCGCTGCGGATGGTGATGGGGTCAATTGGAGCAGACCGCGGAGAGGTCAGGGTGCTCGGCCACGATCCGGTTCGCGAGCTGGCGGTGCTTCGCGGCAAGATCGCTCCGGTGTTTCAGACGGACCGCCTTCTGCCGTGGCGGACCGCGCTTGAGAACGCCGCGCTCGGCCTTGAGATCCTCGGGGTGCCGCATCAGGAGCGTATCGAACGAACCCGGGAGTGGCTGGTCCGGCTCGGGCTCAGGAACGCGACGGGCCGCCTCCCGCACGAACTGTCGGGTGGCATGCGCCAGCGCGTGAGCCTGGCCAGGGCATTCGCGCTCGACCCTCAGGTCTTATTGCTCGACGAGGCCTTCAGCCATCTGGACGAAGTCACTGCCGCGAGCGTGCGGGCGGACTTCCTCGCGCTCGTTCGGCCGCTCGGCACCGCTGTGCTGCTCGTCACCCACAGCGTCGCGGAGGCCGTGGAGGTCGCCGACCGCGTCCTCGTCTTCGGCCGCCCCGCGCATGTTCTCGCCGAGATCCCGATCACTCCGGACGTCCGCGGGGACCCGATCGCCCGCGATCGGGTCCACCGGGAGATCCTTGCTCAGATTGAAGCAGCGATATAA
- the ppk1 gene encoding polyphosphate kinase 1, translating to MTDGSLTPTVGIRWGVRDDVASRDPSTLAFSVAAPQAFVNRELSWLEFNRRVLEEAEDPTVPLLERVKFLSIFSSNLDEFFMIRVAGLKRQAPAGAEAAEADGLTPAQTLSAVSQRVHELVQMQHRCFLRDILPLLSAEGVEIVRPTELSQAQAQFVDEYYHRMLLPVVMPLAIDPSHPFPRLVNRALYLVVSLRASAPSALPPAALAVVHIPAQVVPRFVALPAPKGKYAFILLEDVIRLHLPELYHGYEILSCQTVRVTRDADIQLPEAQAEDLLTEVEAGLRQHKRGAAVRLQYDPDLPAGVLARLVDELDLEPDDLYSGEGFTAFTHLAQLYSAVDLPHLKDRPLVPHSVTAFENAPDVWSAIRSGDIIVHHPYHTFDAVTRFVHEAARDPKVLAINMTLYRVSLNSPIAQGLILAAEAGKEVVVLVELRARFDEEANIRWARALERVGAHVVYGLAGYKTHGKACLVVRQEADGLRRYCHLATGNYNVRTGGIYEDFGLFTCRETFGEDLTELFNLLTGYTRPKDFNHLVIAPTGLREFLVGRIRREAAHARTGRPARLIAKMNSLVDQVLIEELYAASKAGVQIDLIVRSICCLRPGVPDLSDRIKAISIVDRYLEHARVYYFENGGEPEYWLGSADWMPRNLDDRVEVAFPVIDPALQRELRQILEIQLADTEKARVILPDGRSERIRPNGRPSVRSQVQLYELAGSAHSVAQRPPAHPADSMGWPRSNWRRAIGDGSDS from the coding sequence ATGACCGACGGATCCCTCACCCCCACGGTCGGTATCCGCTGGGGCGTCCGGGATGATGTGGCTTCGCGCGACCCTTCGACGTTGGCCTTCAGCGTCGCCGCCCCCCAGGCATTCGTCAATCGTGAGTTGTCGTGGCTCGAGTTCAATCGGCGCGTGCTCGAGGAGGCGGAAGACCCGACGGTGCCGCTCCTCGAACGCGTAAAGTTCCTGTCGATCTTTAGCTCCAACCTAGACGAGTTTTTCATGATCCGGGTCGCCGGGCTGAAGCGACAGGCGCCCGCCGGCGCAGAGGCTGCCGAAGCCGATGGACTGACCCCCGCCCAGACGCTCTCGGCAGTCTCCCAACGCGTGCACGAACTGGTCCAGATGCAGCATCGGTGCTTCCTGCGGGACATCCTGCCCCTGCTTTCTGCGGAGGGCGTCGAGATCGTGCGACCAACGGAGCTCTCCCAGGCGCAAGCGCAGTTTGTCGATGAGTACTACCATCGAATGCTGCTGCCCGTGGTGATGCCCCTGGCGATCGATCCAAGCCATCCATTCCCGCGCCTTGTGAACCGGGCACTGTACCTGGTCGTCTCGCTGCGGGCGTCGGCGCCATCGGCGCTCCCTCCCGCGGCTTTGGCGGTCGTTCACATTCCGGCCCAGGTCGTCCCTCGCTTCGTCGCGCTCCCTGCGCCGAAGGGCAAATATGCGTTCATCCTTCTCGAGGACGTGATCCGTCTCCACCTCCCTGAGCTCTACCACGGGTATGAGATCCTCTCGTGTCAGACGGTCCGGGTGACACGCGACGCCGACATCCAGCTCCCCGAAGCGCAAGCCGAGGACCTGCTGACCGAGGTCGAGGCGGGCCTGCGGCAGCACAAGAGGGGGGCCGCCGTGCGCCTCCAGTACGACCCAGACTTGCCGGCTGGGGTGCTGGCCCGCCTGGTCGACGAGCTTGATCTCGAGCCGGACGACCTCTACTCAGGCGAAGGTTTTACGGCTTTCACCCATCTCGCGCAGCTCTACTCGGCCGTCGACCTGCCGCATCTCAAGGACCGCCCGCTCGTGCCGCACTCAGTGACCGCCTTCGAGAACGCGCCCGACGTGTGGAGCGCGATCCGGTCCGGAGACATCATTGTCCACCACCCATATCACACCTTCGATGCGGTCACTCGCTTCGTGCACGAGGCCGCTCGAGATCCGAAAGTGCTCGCCATCAACATGACGCTGTACCGGGTCAGCCTGAACTCGCCGATCGCCCAGGGGCTGATCCTGGCTGCCGAGGCCGGGAAGGAGGTCGTGGTGCTCGTCGAGCTACGGGCGCGATTCGACGAGGAAGCCAACATCCGCTGGGCCCGGGCGCTCGAACGAGTGGGGGCTCACGTCGTGTACGGTCTGGCCGGGTACAAGACCCACGGGAAGGCGTGCCTTGTTGTCCGCCAGGAGGCGGACGGGCTCCGCCGCTACTGCCACCTCGCCACCGGCAACTACAATGTCCGAACCGGCGGGATCTATGAAGACTTTGGCCTCTTCACGTGCCGAGAGACGTTTGGCGAGGACCTGACGGAGCTCTTCAATCTGCTCACAGGATACACACGCCCCAAGGATTTCAACCACCTTGTGATCGCACCCACCGGCCTCCGCGAGTTTCTCGTGGGCCGGATTCGACGGGAAGCGGCTCACGCGCGGACCGGCCGGCCGGCGCGGTTGATCGCGAAGATGAACAGTCTCGTCGACCAGGTGCTTATCGAGGAGCTCTATGCCGCCAGCAAGGCGGGTGTTCAGATCGACCTGATCGTCCGGAGCATCTGCTGCCTTCGGCCCGGCGTGCCAGATCTATCCGACAGGATCAAGGCGATCTCAATCGTCGACCGGTATCTCGAGCATGCCCGTGTGTATTATTTCGAGAACGGCGGGGAGCCAGAGTACTGGCTGGGCTCCGCGGATTGGATGCCTCGGAACCTGGACGACCGCGTGGAGGTAGCTTTCCCCGTGATCGATCCAGCCCTGCAGCGAGAGTTGCGGCAGATCCTGGAGATCCAGCTCGCGGATACAGAGAAAGCGCGGGTCATCTTGCCCGACGGGCGGTCGGAGCGGATCCGTCCTAACGGCCGCCCCAGTGTACGTTCTCAGGTGCAGCTGTACGAACTGGCCGGGTCGGCGCATTCTGTCGCGCAGAGACCCCCCGCCCATCCCGCCGATTCTATGGGCTGGCCTCGGTCAAATTGGCGCAGGGCAATAGGCGACGGGTCAGATTCGTGA
- a CDS encoding NUDIX domain-containing protein produces MGEAGRVGKGVKVKAVCAFGHADRLLVIEHVERDTDQTSYKLPGGTVELGETTYDCVVREIREELGAEIRNVDRLGVIENVFLTNGQLRHQIVFVYQAAFDDPAFYAERSLRVREGKKEFAAFWKPVGEFSDGKALLRPQGLVNLLGDGFKMEGNGGPLQHKIWRWERV; encoded by the coding sequence GTGGGGGAGGCCGGCCGGGTCGGGAAAGGCGTAAAGGTCAAGGCCGTATGCGCCTTTGGACATGCAGACCGGCTTCTCGTCATTGAGCACGTTGAGCGCGACACCGACCAGACAAGCTACAAGCTGCCCGGGGGCACGGTTGAACTCGGAGAGACGACCTACGACTGCGTTGTTCGTGAAATCAGGGAAGAACTCGGCGCGGAGATCCGAAATGTCGACCGCCTTGGCGTTATCGAGAACGTCTTCCTAACAAACGGTCAACTGCGTCACCAGATCGTGTTTGTATATCAGGCTGCCTTTGACGATCCTGCTTTCTATGCGGAGCGCTCCCTGAGGGTACGCGAAGGGAAGAAGGAGTTTGCAGCATTCTGGAAACCCGTCGGTGAGTTTAGCGATGGAAAGGCCCTGCTACGGCCCCAGGGATTGGTCAACTTGTTAGGCGATGGGTTCAAAATGGAAGGCAATGGCGGCCCGCTGCAACACAAGATCTGGAGGTGGGAGCGCGTCTAG
- a CDS encoding histidine phosphatase family protein: protein MKLVIIRHAIAVPRGTPDVPDDERPLTESGKRRFKEAARGLVQICGRPDVLLTSPLPRAADTAEIAAKAWGRISPTTEPALVRGSPDEILVALSRYATDKTIAIVGHEPMLSALLARLLGSAAGDRFTLRKGGVAYVDVPGPPALGGRLDWLVRPKILRALGAL from the coding sequence GTGAAGCTCGTAATCATACGCCACGCAATTGCCGTCCCTCGGGGAACGCCGGACGTACCGGATGACGAGCGCCCGCTCACCGAGAGCGGGAAGCGGCGCTTCAAGGAGGCGGCGCGCGGTTTGGTCCAGATCTGCGGGCGTCCCGACGTGCTGCTCACGAGCCCGCTTCCTCGGGCCGCGGACACGGCCGAAATCGCCGCCAAAGCCTGGGGCCGGATCAGCCCGACCACCGAGCCGGCCCTCGTCCGCGGGAGCCCCGACGAGATCCTCGTGGCGTTGTCGCGGTATGCCACAGATAAAACGATCGCGATCGTTGGGCACGAGCCGATGCTCTCGGCGCTCCTGGCGCGATTGTTGGGGAGCGCGGCCGGCGATCGGTTCACCCTCCGGAAGGGCGGGGTGGCGTACGTCGACGTGCCCGGGCCGCCGGCGCTGGGGGGTCGGCTCGACTGGCTCGTCCGCCCCAAGATCCTCCGTGCGCTGGGGGCCCTCTGA
- a CDS encoding LLM class flavin-dependent oxidoreductase — protein sequence MGALGLTLPNRGVLLGAITSDELLALGELADTSGVFQSLHVGDSILAKPRLESIVLLGALAARTRRARLGVACMATFAHRHPVLLAYQWASLDVLSKGRALLIACLGGGNEMSAAQALEHRTMGILAGERIGRLEEGIVLVRRLLNEERVTHQGRHYQVDGVTIEPRPVQKPVPIWIANNPTTVTYKVGQAVDARTVDRAFRRVARLADGWMTNKIPPAVFADQWGIIRRMAREEGRDPDALGNILYHNINIRPDRDAALEESTKFLNAYYTANFSRPFVEAWTAAGTPEQCIKQLQAYFDAGVQEITVRLTSWDQRGQLDLLLREVAPALAKPAERPVRR from the coding sequence ATGGGGGCTTTGGGTCTGACCCTGCCGAACCGAGGCGTTCTCCTGGGCGCGATCACGTCGGACGAACTACTGGCGTTGGGCGAGCTGGCGGATACCTCGGGGGTATTCCAGAGCCTCCACGTGGGGGATAGTATCCTCGCAAAGCCGCGGCTCGAGTCCATCGTCCTTCTCGGCGCGCTCGCCGCTCGCACCAGGCGGGCCCGCCTCGGCGTCGCCTGCATGGCCACGTTCGCGCATCGCCACCCTGTCCTTCTGGCTTATCAGTGGGCGAGCCTGGACGTCCTGTCCAAAGGACGCGCGCTGTTGATCGCATGTCTCGGAGGAGGAAACGAGATGAGCGCGGCCCAGGCGCTCGAGCACCGAACAATGGGCATCCTCGCCGGAGAGCGGATCGGCCGCCTCGAGGAAGGGATCGTGCTGGTTCGCCGGCTGCTCAACGAGGAGCGCGTGACGCATCAGGGGCGGCACTACCAGGTGGACGGCGTGACGATCGAGCCCCGCCCCGTGCAGAAGCCCGTGCCGATCTGGATCGCCAACAACCCGACGACGGTCACGTACAAGGTGGGGCAGGCGGTGGATGCGCGGACCGTGGACCGAGCATTCCGGCGGGTGGCCCGCTTGGCGGATGGCTGGATGACGAACAAGATTCCACCGGCCGTGTTCGCCGACCAGTGGGGGATCATTCGGCGAATGGCACGGGAGGAGGGGCGGGATCCGGATGCGCTCGGGAACATCCTCTACCACAACATCAACATCCGACCCGATCGAGACGCGGCCCTGGAGGAGAGTACGAAGTTCCTGAATGCCTATTACACGGCCAACTTTTCGCGGCCGTTCGTGGAGGCGTGGACGGCCGCCGGCACTCCGGAGCAGTGCATCAAGCAGCTCCAAGCGTACTTCGACGCGGGCGTGCAGGAGATCACGGTGAGGCTGACCTCATGGGATCAGCGCGGCCAGCTCGACTTGCTGCTCCGTGAGGTCGCGCCCGCGTTGGCGAAACCCGCCGAGCGGCCAGTCAGACGATAG
- a CDS encoding ABC transporter permease, translating to MAPRNPLAQSLADRLMSPGARGPHGEVFWLGTDGLGRDVLSRLIYGARASLAVASLAVACSGALGVFLGLTAGYYRGLVGAVLMRFVDLVLSIPFLLLAIAVVAALGPGLEHTVLVLGLTRWPRYARVAFAQTLAGRSREFVEAARALGGTDLRVMLRHVLPEVLPSVIVVSTLEIGLMIVYEAALSFLGLGVQPPTPSWGNMLADGRAYLATGWWLATFPGLAIMITVLGANLLGDAVRDRLDPRVL from the coding sequence GTGGCGCCCCGAAACCCCCTGGCCCAGAGCCTCGCCGATCGCCTGATGTCGCCGGGGGCGCGCGGGCCTCACGGTGAGGTGTTCTGGCTCGGGACGGATGGATTGGGCCGCGATGTCCTCAGCCGGCTGATCTACGGGGCTCGCGCCTCGCTTGCGGTGGCAAGCCTCGCCGTGGCGTGCTCCGGCGCGCTCGGCGTTTTCTTGGGGCTCACGGCCGGATATTATCGCGGCTTGGTAGGCGCGGTGTTGATGCGGTTCGTGGATCTCGTGCTGTCCATTCCCTTCTTGCTGCTTGCCATCGCGGTCGTTGCCGCGCTCGGCCCCGGCTTGGAGCACACCGTGCTTGTCCTAGGGCTCACTCGGTGGCCGCGGTACGCGCGGGTCGCGTTCGCGCAGACCCTCGCCGGCCGGTCGCGGGAATTCGTTGAAGCGGCCCGCGCCCTCGGCGGTACGGATCTTCGCGTCATGCTGCGCCACGTGCTGCCTGAGGTGCTCCCCTCCGTCATAGTCGTCAGCACGTTGGAGATTGGCCTGATGATCGTCTACGAGGCGGCACTTTCGTTCCTCGGTCTTGGCGTTCAGCCGCCGACGCCCAGTTGGGGCAACATGCTCGCCGATGGGCGCGCCTACCTGGCGACGGGGTGGTGGCTGGCGACGTTCCCGGGCCTCGCGATCATGATCACGGTGCTCGGCGCCAACCTGCTTGGCGATGCGGTGCGAGACCGGCTCGACCCCCGCGTGCTGTGA
- a CDS encoding CHAD domain-containing protein, whose translation MRADEPWPEAGRRILRVHFLGMLANEDATRRGNDIEALHDMRVANRRQRAIFRIVAPYFKREAIRAFRDELRTLAGRLGAVRDLDVLIDAADDYRRPSGVDTPSALEPLLDEWRKRRATARDELLTYLNGDDYRALIQRYMVFLSSTGAGVKEAAPGGPPQPSLVRHILPAKIWRQYGKVRAYETVLEQASIKTLHALRIEGKRLRYLLEFFSELLGPDAAEATEALVALQDHLGELHDSDVAIGLLRDFLMRGAQPPPSPVVADSVGRYLNVKLARLRTLQRTVKRPWRQITRKRFRKLLARMVAEL comes from the coding sequence ATGCGCGCCGATGAGCCGTGGCCTGAGGCCGGGCGAAGAATCCTACGGGTCCACTTTCTGGGTATGTTGGCAAACGAAGACGCCACCCGCAGGGGAAATGACATTGAGGCGCTCCATGACATGCGCGTCGCGAACCGCCGCCAGAGGGCCATCTTCCGAATCGTGGCGCCGTATTTCAAGCGCGAAGCGATTCGCGCATTTCGAGACGAATTGCGGACGCTGGCCGGGCGTCTGGGCGCCGTGCGCGATCTCGACGTGTTGATTGACGCGGCGGACGACTATCGACGGCCTTCGGGCGTCGACACCCCGTCGGCGCTCGAGCCCTTGCTTGACGAGTGGCGCAAACGGCGTGCCACTGCCCGCGATGAGTTGTTGACGTATCTGAATGGCGACGACTATCGGGCGTTGATACAACGGTACATGGTATTTCTTTCGTCAACGGGCGCCGGGGTGAAAGAAGCCGCCCCTGGCGGCCCACCTCAGCCCAGTCTTGTCCGGCACATCCTGCCCGCCAAAATTTGGAGGCAATACGGCAAGGTGCGGGCCTATGAGACGGTGCTGGAGCAGGCGTCCATCAAGACGCTCCATGCTCTACGGATCGAAGGGAAACGCCTGCGATATTTGCTGGAATTCTTTAGCGAGCTGCTGGGGCCTGACGCGGCCGAGGCCACTGAGGCGTTGGTCGCTTTGCAAGATCATCTTGGCGAGCTGCATGATTCAGATGTAGCGATTGGGCTCCTTCGTGATTTCTTAATGCGCGGCGCGCAACCCCCCCCAAGCCCGGTGGTGGCCGACTCCGTCGGACGATACCTCAATGTCAAACTGGCCCGGCTGCGTACCCTTCAACGCACGGTCAAACGGCCGTGGCGGCAAATAACCCGCAAACGCTTTCGAAAATTATTGGCCCGGATGGTAGCGGAACTCTAG